From Eremothecium sinecaudum strain ATCC 58844 chromosome V, complete sequence, a single genomic window includes:
- the MSC2 gene encoding metal cation transporter MSC2 (Syntenic homolog of Ashbya gossypii AGL102W; Syntenic homolog of Saccharomyces cerevisiae YDR205W (MSC2)) encodes MSLNQVLTRIPLLLSYPAILLSASLISTYTDASDNDNCLHLALRVLLIPLAASAIVVLITQQVMKSFTKYSAVIFLISLTNALLTEFMGPVQASVLSVTFLQLFSASSVKFQYYIPLPALSLSLNYFESTSYIPTVISYAVLIVLLLWQKKVGMKITSYLNEVKVQKYFFSVLTITLLFGIGALVSFVPTVKINYSMVLVFIGCSIVTLFSFEDITQDILAINKKATIAHEVWKLPYTPSIIGTMSVMLRFLSSNVLSSSYKGALTLILFISMSGILPSIVDQGAPHTVVGYENVDRHCDDVSHHSHSHSHSHVNGKNDDGANSTASILRKLAVSKENRAIFSFLLLNFAFMLVQLLYSFRSKSLGLLSDSLHMALDCTSLLLGLLASVLSKNPSTDKFPFALTYLETLAGFTNGVLLLGIVSGILVEAVGRIVHPITLHGTNELIVVSVMGLLVNIVGLFACDHTGHDHDNENLKGIFLHILADTLGSVGVIVSTLLTKMFGSQVFDPLASIFIALMILLSSIPLLKSTTNGILLKMNDKNHALVKEALTQIASTPGIAGYSTPRFWPATASSGGCHSHSHVNTNMLDHGHEHTHADENEHKHEHELDHELEHSHNHNNSHSCTEKGTVSSSKTSAARKLIGYIHIQHTDGENSTIIKKRVEKIFDNLGITAWIQVEPNESKCWCRATSFQHQAAAH; translated from the coding sequence ATGTCGCTGAATCAAGTGTTAACGCGAATTCCTTTACTGCTGTCATACCCAGCAATTCTATTATCAGCCAGTCTAATTTCTACATATACAGATGCATCAGATAATGATAATTGTCTACATTTGGCCCTGAGAGTTCTGTTGATACCACTTGCTGCATCAGCCATTGTTGTATTGATTACCCAGCAAGTGATGAAGTCTTTCACAAAATATAGTGCTGTCATATTCCTAATATCTCTCACAAATGCATTACTTACTGAATTTATGGGACCAGTTCAagcttctgtattatctgTCACTTTCTTACAGTTATTTTCTGCGTCATCGGTTAAGTTTCAGTACTACATTCCTCTTCCAGCATTGAGTCTATCGTTGAACTACTTTGAAAGCACTTCATATATTCCCACAGTTATATCATATGCGGTACTTATTGTACTTTTACTTTGGCAAAAGAAGGTTGGAATGAAGATCACTTCCTATTTGAATGAGGTAAAAGTGCAAAAGTACTTCTTCTCAGTTTTAACTATTACGTTGCTTTTTGGTATAGGTGCACTTGTAAGCTTTGTTCCTACTGTTAAGATAAATTACTCTATGGTTCTGGTCTTTATTGGTTGTAGCATTGTTACATTGTTTAGTTTTGAAGATATCACACAGGACATTCTTGCTATAAACAAGAAGGCTACAATTGCGCATGAAGTATGGAAGCTACCGTATACACCTTCAATAATTGGAACTATGTCAGTAATGTTGCGATTTTTGTCATCAAATGTATTATCATCAAGTTACAAGGGGGCTTTAACGCTCATTTTGTTCATTTCTATGAGTGGAATATTGCCAAGCATCGTTGATCAAGGTGCTCCACATACGGTTGTAGGCTACGAAAACGTTGATAGGCATTGCGATGATGTCAGCCATCATTCACATTCGCATTCTCATTCACACGTTAATGGCAAAAATGATGATGGCGCTAACAGTACAGCATCTATTCTTAGGAAGCTGGCTGTTAGTAAAGAAAACCGGGCGATATTTTCCTTCTTACTACTTAACTTTGCGTTTATGTTGGTGCAATTACTGTACTCTTTCCGCTCAAAGTCACTTGGGTTACTTTCTGATTCTTTGCATATGGCATTGGATTGTACATCGTTGCTTTTAGGACTCCTGGCGAGTGTATTATCGAAGAATCCTTCCACAGACAAATTTCCTTTCGCATTGACTTACTTAGAAACCCTTGCCGGTTTTACTAACGGGGTGTTGCTTCTTGGTATTGTTTCGGGCATCCTTGTTGAAGCAGTAGGAAGAATAGTTCATCCAATAACCCTTCATGGTACCAATGAATTGATTGTAGTATCAGTAATGGGTCTGTTGGTTAACATAGTTGGTCTTTTTGCCTGTGATCATACAGGACACGATCACGACAACGAAAACTTAAAGGGCATATTTCTTCATATTCTGGCTGACACCCTAGGATCTGTTGGTGTTATAGTATCAACTTTACTAACGAAAATGTTTGGGTCGCAGGTATTTGATCCGCTAGCCTCGATCTTCATAGCATTAATGATCCTCTTAAGTTCAATACCGTTACTCAAATCAACTACAAATGGGATATTGTTAAAAATGAATGATAAAAATCATGCACTAGTCAAGGAAGCATTAACGCAGATAGCCTCTACTCCTGGTATTGCTGGTTATTCAACACCCAGGTTTTGGCCAGCTACAGCGAGTTCTGGAGGCTGTCATTCGCATTCGCATGTAAACACAAATATGCTTGACCATGGACATGAGCACACACACGCAGACGAAAACGAACATAAACACGAACACGAACTTGATCATGAGCTTGAACACAGCCACAATCATAACAATTCTCACTCATGCACCGAAAAAGGTACCGTTTCATCTTCCAAGACATCGGCAGCCAGGAAGTTGATTGGGTATATCCATATTCAACATACCGATGGTGAAAACTCAACAATTATCAAGAAACGCGTGGAAAAGATATTTGATAATTTGGGTATAACGGCATGGATTCAGGTTGAACCTAATGAATCTAAATGTTGGTGCCGTGCAACGTCATTTCAGCATCAAGCCGCAGCGCATTAA
- the TOP3 gene encoding DNA topoisomerase 3 (Syntenic homolog of Ashbya gossypii AGL101C; Syntenic homolog of Saccharomyces cerevisiae YLR234W (TOP3)): protein MKVLCVAEKNSIAKAVAGILGGGRSRMRPSSSKYIKNYDFEYSFPWLPGNGSRCDVTMTAVAGHLMEQDFGPNYGWNKCDPKDLFHAEIIDKPNKEIAANIAKECRNANYLMIWTDYDREGEAIGWEVAKVAMQANPYLNEEKIYRAVFSHLGREHIINAARNPSRIDMNAVHAVNARSEIDLRAGYAFTRLLTGTLQSKVEMEMSTEKNKKRAIISYGTCQFPTLGFVVDRYERVKNFVPEEFWYIQLIIDDVEQDRKVTFQWDRGHLFDRLSVMTIYEMCIEEVGCRAKVCSVTAKETTKYRPLPLTTVELQKNCSKYLRMSAKQSLDAAEKLYQKGFISYPRTETDSFSKQMDLQTLVQQQKEHQQWGSYAADLLDEAGHHSSNKFQWPRSGTHDDQAHPPIHPVLCVQPNSDMSLDEKRVYEYVVRHFLACCSADAKGRTSKVQLKWHTETFTATGLQVLEENFLKVYTYQKWTSSVQLPILELNSELEIAKGEMKSGKTTPPKYITESELIMLMDANGIGTDATIAEHIEKIQERKYIKAEGSAKNKVFKPTILGRSLVHGFEDIGLEESFAKPFLRRDMEVDLKSICQGTKNKHDVLKNIIGMYMDYYDQTNSQRSKLINSYDRMRRET, encoded by the coding sequence ATGAAGGTACTATGTGTTGCTGAAAAAAATTCCATTGCAAAGGCTGTAGCGGGTATATTAGGAGGTGGGCGTTCACGGATGCGTCCATCAAGCTCTAAATACATTAAAAACTATGATTTTGAGTATAGCTTCCCCTGGTTACCTGGTAATGGCTCAAGGTGTGATGTTACTATGACAGCAGTTGCTGGTCACTTGATGGAACAGGATTTTGGACCGAACTACGGATGGAATAAATGCGATCCGAAAGATTTGTTTCACGCAGAGATCATTGACAAGCCAAATAAAGAGATCGCAGCTAACATAGCTAAGGAATGTCGCAATGCGAACTATCTAATGATCTGGACCGATTACGATAGGGAAGGGGAAGCAATTGGGTGGGAAGTTGCGAAGGTTGCGATGCAGGCGAATCCATATCTTAATGAAGAGAAGATTTACCGTGCAGTGTTTTCGCACTTGGGACGTGAGCATATTATAAATGCAGCTCGTAATCCCTCAAGGATTGATATGAATGCAGTTCATGCTGTGAATGCTAGATCTGAGATAGATCTTCGTGCTGGGTATGCTTTTACTCGGTTACTTACCGGGACGCTTCAATCCAAAGTAGAGATGGAAATGTCTACCGaaaagaacaaaaaaaGAGCAATTATATCCTATGGTACATGCCAGTTTCCTACTTTAGGCTTTGTTGTTGATAGATATGAACGTGTCAAGAATTTTGTACCAGAAGAGTTTTGGTATATCCAACTAATTATCGACGATGTTGAACAGGATAGGAAGGTAACCTTCCAGTGGGATAGAGGTCATCTATTTGATAGATTATCTGTGATGACTATCTATGAGATGTGCATAGAGGAGGTGGGATGTCGTGCAAAGGTGTGCAGTGTTACAGCTAAAGAAACAACTAAATATAGACCACTTCCGCTAACAACGGTGGAACTGCAGAAAAACTGCTCCAAGTACCTGAGGATGTCTGCGAAGCAGTCTCTTGATGCAGCAGAGAAACTCTACCAGAAGGGTTTCATTTCCTATCCAAGAACGGAGACGGATTCCTTTTCAAAGCAAATGGACCTACAAACACTCGTTCAACAGCAGAAAGAACATCAACAGTGGGGATCTTACGCAGCCGATTTGCTAGATGAAGCTGGCCATCATTCAAGCAATAAATTTCAATGGCCGCGTTCAGGAACACATGACGATCAAGCACATCCTCCAATTCATCCAGTTTTATGTGTGCAGCCAAATAGTGATATGTCGCTTGATGAAAAGCGTGTTTATGAGTATGTTGTTAGGCATTTCTTAGCCTGCTGTTCTGCTGATGCCAAAGGAAGGACATCTAAAGTACAGCTAAAGTGGCACACAGAAACATTCACCGCTACTGGACTGCAAGTTCTGGAAGAGAACTTTCTAAAGGTTTATACATACCAGAAATGGACTTCTAGTGTTCAGCTACctattctagagctaaATTCAGAACTAGAAATAGCGAAAGGCGAAATGAAATCCGGTAAGACAACTCCACCAAAGTATATTACTGAGAGTGAGTTGATTATGTTAATGGATGCAAATGGAATTGGAACCGATGCTACCATTGCCGAACATATTGAGAAGATACAGGAGAGAAAATATATCAAAGCCGAAGGCTCAGCTAAAAACAAGGTATTTAAACCAACAATTTTGGGACGCTCTTTAGTGCATGGGTTTGAAGATATCGGACTCGAAGAATCATTTGCAAAGCCATTCTTAAGGCGTGATATGGAGGTGGATCTCAAATCCATTTGTCAAGGCACTAAAAATAAACATGATGTTCTGAAGAACATAATTGGAATGTATATGGACTATTACGACCAAACAAATTCCCAACGGTCGAAGTTGATAAATTCATATGATCGTATGCGACGTGAAACGTAG
- the SPC19 gene encoding Spc19p (Syntenic homolog of Ashbya gossypii AGL105W; Syntenic homolog of Saccharomyces cerevisiae YDR201W (SPC19)) — protein MGDSLQLSCLALENSVGILQGTLDRLKQQGTHSTRLRNTLLEPKRVFELVSEYDLQRARLDLIEDVEPVVDKLCSKLEKSLNKLERERSTLQQTYELNQLRLNNKFSTASRRFGGSKRFPVVMGTTTKEELDRLRQLKSRKQALARELEELQAQEDS, from the coding sequence ATGGGTGATTCGTTGCAGTTAAGTTGCTTGGCGCTGGAAAATAGCGTTGGCATTCTTCAGGGGACTTTAGATCGTCTAAAACAACAAGGTACGCACAGTACAAGACTAAGAAACACGCTTCTAGAGCCTAAAAGAGTATTTGAGTTGGTTTCAGAATATGATTTGCAACGTGCGAGATTGGACTTAATTGAAGACGTTGAGCCTGTAGTGGATAAGTTATGCAGCAAGCTTGAAAAGTCTCTTAACAAGCTCGAAAGAGAAAGATCTACACTGCAGCAGACTTATGAATTGAACCAGCTGCGGTTAAATAATAAGTTTAGCACTGCAAGTAGGCGTTTCGGTGGATCAAAGAGGTTTCCAGTTGTTATGGGGACTACAACTAAGGAGGAACTTGACCGTCTGCGACAATTGAAGAGCAGAAAACAAGCACTTGCTCGTGAACTGGAAGAACTGCAGGCGCAAGAAGATAGCTAG
- a CDS encoding HEL178Cp (Syntenic homolog of Ashbya gossypii AGL100W; Syntenic homolog of Saccharomyces cerevisiae YLR233C (EST1) and YDR206W (EBS1)) has protein sequence MKESLNIGNIPNFNEFKKKLIELLHSRSATDDITLLQGFLQLIHSKILKWWVTYLEAEKQDMASPNLLDTVWREIHYPIFKWFQQWRCYIVKELEVNNNDRKYIEFRSMNSKLNKVFKLIHRFYYDIMEKFFENFDFKLVLPHNIMSELNINESVSKKSVLDDSSNFTIFCVMSLQRCLLYLGCCHRYKVMSGRVSKSFRITDFEKTNRYFRIATSIVPSVGETYLQKGLVYIQTGNYGSATYEFMRGSLARLPTDAGFPNFNSVVANPTSGLFLKLDDKLKALKLKDMGGENYIDKEILEFYFLAWFSSIYAPECWKDKQSQVAHFRKQLFDKVSSRYSKNRLMIVQETLLLIGGFDLIVKNLNISSVGKAGNLPKPCVRYLEAVFKFFSHLIERVIVKEWQNTEHWEYLGIARIIGVWLKTNPIALHFAHRHTQFCTAMARFANEILSHVSYEGKVMGDHRPTRDYFFDEDIMVKDFSSIGNTLSDFNDVALFKVDNLADRLAGLYDNKSTPEEEHLLKLRAFFISCKKFLVKNLVGITMVESDDGFEFKKINKAADGTFKEYVSLTKPMESNRKKNKPRSIAKRVVSLPELEAKLAEIRGTSKKDGFETWSYSGSTVPAAPATFNVTPSCHLYRENNSPTNSSDGRTSSVNQSNTGSEASESPHPSVKQGLSCGPPPGLLPVNQSHASSSQGLQEPASHQEQKYPPMLNSLQPFPLQTNSNGEAMQYIYPSYPSIPQQPYLMTTQAPQYQNMSVPFVAAPYMVYFPPHRPGMVMLNNGQFPAPSFQQQSPPQ, from the coding sequence ATGAAAGAATCCTTAAATATTGGTAACATACCAAACTTTAATGAATTTAAAAAGAAGTTGATAGAGCTGCTTCATTCTAGAAGTGCAACAGATGATATTACGTTGTTACAGGGCTTCTTACAACTTATTCATTCTAAGATTCTAAAATGGTGGGTGACATACTTGGAAGCTGAGAAGCAAGATATGGCATCTCCGAACTTGCTGGATACTGTTTGGAGGGAAATACATTATCCTATTTTTAAATGGTTCCAGCAATGGCGCTGTTACATTGTTAAGGAATTGGAGgttaataataatgatCGGAAATACATTGAGTTTAGGAGTATGAATTCCAAACTTAACAAAGTGTTTAAGCTTATTCACCGGTTTTATTACGACATTATGGAGAAATTCTTTGAGAATTTTGACTTTAAGCTTGTTCTTCCTCACAATATAATGAGTGAGTTGAATATCAATGAGAGTGTTTCTAAGAAAAGTGTTTTGGATGACAGTTCTAATTTTACGATATTCTGCGTAATGTCTTTGCAGCGTTGTTTATTGTACCTTGGGTGCTGCCATCGTTATAAGGTTATGAGTGGGAGGGTCTCCAAGAGCTTTAGGATAACAGACTTTGAAAAGACCAACCGATATTTTAGAATTGCAACAAGTATTGTTCCTTCCGTGGGTGAGACTTATTTGCAGAAAGGGCTTGTATATATTCAAACGGGCAACTATGGAAGTGCAACTTATGAATTTATGCGTGGGTCTCTGGCGAGGCTACCTACTGATGCAGGTTTTCCCAACTTTAATAGCGTAGTTGCTAACCCAACAAGTGGGTTATTTCTAAAGCTAGATGATAAGTTGAAGGCTTTAAAGTTGAAAGATATGGGAGGAGAGAACTACATTGACAAGGAAATCCTAGAATTTTACTTCCTTGCTTGGTTTAGTTCTATTTATGCGCCAGAATGTTGGAAAGACAAACAGTCGCAAGTTGCCCACTTTCGCAAGCAGTTATTCGATAAAGTTAGCTCACGTTACTCAAAAAATCGCTTAATGATAGTCCAGGAAACCCTCTTACTTATTGGCGGTTTTGATCTGATTGTGAAAAATCTAAACATATCTTCTGTTGGAAAAGCGGGCAACTTGCCGAAGCCTTGCGTAAGGTACCTAGAAGCTGTCTTCAAATTCTTTTCTCATCTTATTGAAAGAGTTATTGTAAAAGAATGGCAAAATACCGAACATTGGGAATATCTAGGCATTGCTCGTATAATTGGGGTTTGGTTAAAAACAAATCCAATAGCGTTGCACTTCGCTCATAGGCATACACAATTTTGCACAGCTATGGCTCGCTTTGCAAATGAGATCTTATCGCATGTTAGTTATGAGGGGAAGGTCATGGGTGATCATAGACCAACTAGGGATTATTTTTTTGATGAGGATATAATGGTAAAAGACTTTTCTTCCATCGGCAATACGTTGTCTGACTTTAACGATGTCGCTCTTTTTAAGGTAGACAATTTAGCAGACAGATTGGCTGGTCTATATGATAATAAATCTACGCCAGAAGAAGAGCATTTATTAAAGCTTCGTGCATTTTTCATTTCTTGTAAGAAATTCTTGGTAAAAAACCTTGTTGGTATTACGATGGTTGAATCTGACGATGGCTTTGAATTCAAAAAGATAAACAAAGCTGCTGATGGAACATTCAAGGAGTATGTAAGCTTGACGAAGCCAATGGAGTCGAACCGGAAAAAAAATAAGCCTCGCTCTATTGCGAAACGGGTGGTTTCTTTGCCTGAATTGGAAGCTAAATTGGCTGAGATTAGAGGCACGTCTAAAAAAGATGGGTTCGAGACGTGGAGTTACAGTGGTTCAACTGTTCCAGCAGCACCTGCCACATTTAATGTAACTCCTTCATGTCATCTCTACCGTGAAAACAATTCTCCTACCAACTCAAGTGATGGTCGTACGTCATCAGTTAACCAATCAAACACTGGAAGTGAAGCATCGGAAAGTCCACATCCTTCAGTGAAGCAGGGCCTTTCGTGTGGACCACCCCCCGGTTTATTACCGGTTAATCAATCTCATGCGTCCTCTAGTCAGGGTTTACAGGAGCCAGCTTCTCACCAGGAGCAAAAATATCCTCCCATGCTGAATTCATTACAACCATTCCCTTTGCAAACAAATTCTAATGGTGAAGCTATGCAGTATATTTACCCGTCTTACCCTTCGATTCCCCAGCAACCTTATCTCATGACAACCCAAGCTCCACAATACCAAAATATGTCAGTTCCGTTTGTCGCTGCACCTTACATGGTATATTTTCCACCACACAGACCGGGTATGGTGATGTTAAACAATGGGCAATTCCCTGCTCCTAGTTTTCAACAGCAGTCACCACCACAATAG
- the COQ4 gene encoding ubiquinone biosynthesis protein COQ4 (Syntenic homolog of Ashbya gossypii AGL103W; Syntenic homolog of Saccharomyces cerevisiae YDR204W (COQ4)): MLQVARSNGVVLYSQRRSFLLAAALGVGSMVFGRESRLADAMGRGELHNRDPSYAMKKQEEVERRIKSLKDTRPMEPQYPGHVPLWMHEKMLLFAASGIKSYYHPEDGTNIVQLGESLAFKSFLERLKTTMLMDKTGRRILKERPTISEADLKMDKLALYPKNSLGYTFYKWLRAEGVTPDTRAPVTYIDDPVHAYIFLRYRQCHDFYHAISNLPIIIEGEIAVKALEAANIGVPMAVIGSLLAPLRLKPEQKKRLYDIYIPWAIETGLKAKPLINVYWEEHLDSDVGELRKELGIAPPPDLRAIRKEIADRKRHFKNKYEKY; this comes from the coding sequence ATGCTTCAAGTTGCTAGATCTAATGGTGTAGTTTTATATAGCCAACGTCGTAGTTTCCTTTTAGCTGCTGCTTTAGGCGTTGGTAGCATGGTTTTTGGTCGTGAGAGTAGATTAGCTGATGCTATGGGAAGAGGTGAATTGCACAACAGGGACCCCAGTTATGCAATGAAGAAGCAGGAGGAAGTTGAAAGGCGTATCAAGAGTTTGAAAGACACAAGGCCTATGGAACCGCAGTATCCGGGACACGTCCCGCTTTGGATGCACGAGAAAATGCTTCTATTTGCTGCTTCTGGAATTAAATCCTACTACCACCCTGAAGATGGAACCAATATTGTCCAACTTGGAGAGAGCTTGGCATTCAAGTCCTTTTTGGAACGTTTAAAGACAACTATGCTCATGGATAAGACCGGAAGGCGTATATTGAAGGAGCGGCCGACAATTAGCGAAGCTGACTTAAAAATGGATAAGCTTGCTTTGTACCCCAAGAATTCTCTGGGCTACACATTTTACAAGTGGCTGAGAGCGGAGGGTGTAACTCCAGACACAAGAGCTCCCGTTACGTATATTGACGATCCCGTCCATGCGTATATCTTCCTCCGTTACAGGCAGTGCCACGACTTCTACCATGCCATCAGCAACCTTCCGATTATCATTGAAGGTGAAATTGCTGTGAAGGCTCTTGAGGCCGCTAATATTGGTGTTCCAATGGCTGTAATTGGTTCTTTATTGGCACCATTAAGGCTAAAACCCGAACAGAAGAAACGACTATATGACATTTACATACCATGGGCAATTGAAACGGGACTAAAAGCTAAACCGCTAATAAATGTGTACTGGGAGGAGCACCTCGATAGTGATGTAGGTGAGCTTAGAAAAGAACTAGGTATTGCACCACCACCTGACTTACGTGCGATAAGAAAGGAAATTGCCGATAGAAAAAGGCATTTTAAAAACAAGTACGAAAAGTATTAA
- the RAV2 gene encoding Rav2p (Syntenic homolog of Ashbya gossypii AGL104C; Syntenic homolog of Saccharomyces cerevisiae YDR202C (RAV2)): MTAELYPDDHLGSLADKLSDPSNEKKWLINEIVKPQLPTIIDNIEKCHELLLSDVVFKMPMSNGVSKNQTAILRGILCRQRGNIVDFQAFVKFRQFHKGKAIELKMKTDAGKFKLLQIETICDCLTEMTDLLNELQGLDDAEAFTDMFGILLSKLSKAISSLENPPRRLLFPEDDNEAMKTMIENYKTICETTHHILSIELVLIRNEIMIEFRNLEKVTKKPWSKIDKATGQSFVDQIRHQLKSQRTVPIKSVMERAGVQIEEQSLLNSLISKLNTNDERVTIKEAQEFLNRCITFDGQVVMECERVSIRTSDPSLISVSSKLNSLANRLSTYYTNLKIV, translated from the coding sequence ATGACAGCAGAACTATATCCAGATGACCATCTGGGTTCATTAGCTGATAAATTAAGTGATCCTAGCAACGAGAAGAAATGGTTAATTAACGAAATCGTGAAACCTCAACTTCCAACTATCATTGATAATATAGAGAAATGTCACGAACTGCTGCTTAGTGATGTGGTTTTTAAAATGCCAATGAGTAATGGTGTGAGTAAAAACCAAACCGCTATCTTAAGAGGTATTTTGTGTAGACAGAGAGGAAATATAGTGGATTTCCAAGCGTTTGTGAAGTTCCGTCAATTCCATAAGGGAAAGGCTATAGagttgaagatgaaaacTGACGCTGGAAAATTTAAACTATTACAAATAGAAACTATATGTGACTGTTTAACTGAAATGACAGACCTTCTAAACGAGTTACAGGGCCTGGACGATGCAGAAGCGTTTACAGATATGTTTGGGATTTTGCTTTCAAAGCTTTCGAAAGCCATCAGCTCACTTGAAAACCCTCCAAGACGATTACTTTTCCCTGAGGATGATAACGAAGCAATGAAAACCATGATTGAGAACTACAAGACTATCTGTGAGACTACACACCATATTCTTAGCATTGAACTGGTGCTAATCCGGAACGAAATTATGATTGAGTTTCGAAACCTAGAAAAGGTCACAAAGAAGCCCTGGAGCAAGATAGACAAAGCAACCGGCCAATCTTTTGTGGACCAAATACGACACCAGCTCAAGAGCCAGCGGACGGTGCCCATAAAATCTGTCATGGAGCGCGCAGGCGTGCAGATAGAGGAGCAGTCGCTGCTCAACAGTCTCATATCCAAGCTTAATACCAACGATGAACGTGTCACCATCAAGGAAGCCCAGGAATTCCTCAATCGTTGTATAACCTTTGATGGCCAAGTTGTCATGGAGTGCGAACGAGTCTCTATTAGAACAAGTGACCCGAGTCTGATAAGCGTCAGCTCAAAGCTAAACAGCCTTGCAAACCGCTTGAGCACCTACTATACCAACCTAAAAATCGTGTAA